The Leishmania braziliensis MHOM/BR/75/M2904 complete genome, chromosome 30 genome segment cggaaagggggagggggctgctgagctggtggtgctcgtAGTGCAGTCGTAAAATGGCGCAGTGAGTCCCCGGAGCTGCGGAGTGTAGGTGGGGATATGCACTGGTTCTGGTAGAGAGGCTTTGTGCTGCATGCTCTCGCATTCATGGCAATGGAGGTATatccctttttctttcctctcttgcaAAAATGGCTCCACGTGCGTTCTCTTATCGTTGTGGCGCATAAATGCCAACTCTACGTGTGTCTTGGTGCGCATTGGCACGGCTGGGTGTCTCATGCCCTCTTTTTGTGCTCACACTCTTCTCATTCCTCTATTTTCACCTCAGGGAGCGCATCATGGTCAAGAAAGCTTCCTTGACGAAACGCAGTGCCGGCGATGTCGCGACACCTCGACCAGGAGAGACCGTTGCCACTTCCGTCGACAGCACATTGAGCCCTCGGACCTTTCGTCAGCACAAGTGGGCGAAACGCGTGGATGACGCAGTGATTGCGATGGGCCATGTGCAGCAGTCCCTCCAGCAACACACAGTCGAGGTAGACACCGTGAAGCGGGAGTTGGAGGAGCTTACGTacactgccgccgcgctctgGGCAGCAAACCCAGACGAGCTCCCTGCGCAGTATAGGGCCAAGCAACAGGCGTCGTCGCAACGGACGAGCAATTCAGTCGGCAGTGCACCCCGATCAGCCAACACCACTCCGACAAAGCGGTGCTCTGGATCAGACATCGCATCGCTTTCCGCGAGCcccggcggcgacgctgtcaGTGGAATCTCAGGAACGGGCCTCGAAAGTGTTGAGCAGACGCTGCTACAACTCACCCCAGCGCAGCGGGCAAAGGTGTCGGCAGCGCTCCAGTTACTCTTCTACGCACCCCCAATCGCGTCATCCGTGGAAGTCGTCATGGACAGCACTGATGCAGATGTTGCCGGTGACCTGTCGTCCACGGTGGCAGATCGTGCAGCTCAGGAAAAGTCAGCACCGCTGGCAAAGTCTGGAAATGCCGAGAGCGCCGTCCCAGCGCCGTGTGCGGTAGTGTCTCCTGCGATGGTGACtgccagcaacagcaaaatATCGACTGCTGCGACTGGGCGGCGCAATGGTATCCCACTAGCACTCTTTCTCGCTATGCAGGAACTGCAAACAAGGAGGATCCATCTAGAAGCGCAGCTAACAACGGCCGCCAACGCCACTGCCCAGCAGCTGGAAAGGTTTCAGCTGCTTcaggaggagctgatggTCTCGCAGTACGGCCTGGAAGCGGCACGGCGCGATCCACAACAGGGGCTCCAACAGCAGCTGGCAGGTCAGCAAACACCATCGGAAAGTATCCCTACATCATCGTAAGGTACcatggagaggagggggggggaggttgCTGTGACTTTGCCTGTTTGTCGCTGTGTCTCTGTCTGCTTGTCTACTGGAAGTTGTGTGGCAGGGTTGACGCCGCGAGCGTTGTTTTGAATTGCTTCTTTGGCTGTGGCGGTTGGGTTTGCCCCTTGCCCAAAACACTCGCgccgtcttcctctcccctctttccccaaGTCGATGATTTTCTTTTCACTATGCCACGCTACCTGCGttttgtgggtgtgtcgtGGGCACAGCACAGCGCGAAAGACAGCGGTCAGCCATGCCCCGCTTTCTCGCCGCCACGACTACCCCTGCCCTTTGCTTCAATGCACACACTGGGAGTattggggagggggcggtgaGACGCTACGAGATCGAGAGATGAGATGGAGAATGGTCGGTGGCTCACATGTATAGGAAGTTCCAGCAGTGCCTCGATGTTTCTACCCAGAAGGCAGAAAAAGTAACATGGCAGCCTCAACAACAACTTTTCTCTTTGCCACCGCACCGGAGAGCACAAGCAAGCACATCATGTCCGTGGTGGTGCATGAGTCCGTCATTGCATTCGTGTGAAGGGAGCGAAAGGGGACTTTTCGACTCTTcactcacgcacgcacgtgggtgtgtgcactCTTTCTTTGCCACATTGCGTGAAGCATGCAGTCCGTAGACGCGCACGCCTCACGCACGGGTCTCCCTCCGTCTTGTCTCGTGCTGCCCTTCTTCCGCACTCTACATCCGCCTGCCGTCCCATGcatctccctcctccttccttctcttgtgtgtgtggggtggggtgggggtgcacCGTCTCAGtcaagcagaaaaaaaatgagcaATACTGCAGCACGGACACCATTTTtgccgccagcaccaccgaGTCACACATATATGCCTACCCCGCTAACCACGCACGCACTAAAATCAAGAGGATGGGCGCTATTTTGTCCCGGCAAGAAGAGCTTTTCCTCCACCGGAAGTGGTCGGAGTTGCTCGAGGTGGCCATGGCGGCAGACATGGCCGAGCAGGCAGCTAACACGACAGGCGGACaaggcgatggcggtgtAGACGGCGAGAAACCCTGCAGCATgcgcgacgcagcgccacagcacAAACGGGTGGGTCGAGCCAAGGCGGGGGGCTTCCGTCTCTCCTTTCAAGAGTGGCAAGCCTTTCTGTCGGTGCTAGAGCCGCACGGAGTGAGGTCGAGCAGCGCCCCATCCGACCTATgcgccgccctctccccagcgcagctgcacgtgcCTGCCGTGACACTTATGGTGCacttgtgcgtgtggtggagAGGAGCCATTTCGGCCAGCGTGCTGGGCGAGCGCGTCGAGAGGCTAGTGCAGCTGGTGGCGGATGTGCAACACCCCAGAGAGTGCAATATGAAGAGCACGTACTTGTGTAGCAGTGCCGGACCAGATGCAGGGGGTCACACTGTTGACGACGTGGGGGCGGGTCCCGGGGGCACCCCGCGTAGTCGCCCCGCAAGACTGGCGCGCTTTGTGAAGATGCGCATCGTCGACCGCTCCAAGCGTGGCTCCAGatccgccgccgctgcaacCGCCGCAGACGAAGAAGAACTGTCGCTAGATACCTTCGCCGACATGGTGAGCCTGACGCAGCAGCTACTGGAGCAGGAAGGTGTGCTGGCTGCTGACACGGCAGGTGTCGCTGGGACCTCTACCATGCAGGGCACACGCACCTTTGAGCTCTACGACGAGAAGATCAACAACGCTGAGGCGCTCAAGCAGCGTCCTATattggcggtggtgatggtgctggtgctcgctGTGTACGCCAGCAAGATAGAATCACATCCACAGCTCGCCGCGCGCAGCGTTTCACACTTGGAGGCTCTTGAGAAGATGATGGTGCTAGGGGGCAGCGATAGCAGTGGGAGCGGTGCTGCTACTGTTTCCATCCCTCGTCCGAcatcgtcctcgtcgtcaaCACTGGCCGCTCTTTGGCCCTTGACGGGTGAGCTTGAGGTGGCCCTCGTGCATCGCCAGCACGAAGCCGACGccgcgcgctgctcctccaccgaAGGGGAAGAACTTCGCTCTACACTTCGGTATATGTATGAAAATCGGGTATCACTTCCGCAAGATAGATCAGCCGCCAAGGCTGCGACCCTGAGCGAGAGGTGGGCGGCCGGGGCCTCGCAGTACGTTGGCCAGCGCCCGATCTGGGCTGCCCTGCGCACCCATTTTCTCTCAACTGGCGTCTTCGATGCTGATAAGCCGACAGTGCTGGTGTTCTTTGGTCCCTCTGGCTACGGCAAGTCGGAGCTGGCAAAGCGGGTGGCCAGTGTGCTGCACGGCCTTCCGATTCCAGAGCTCGAGGTATCCGGCAAGATGGTGTACATCCACATGCCGTCCTTCTGCACAAAAGACAGCATCTATTCTCTCGTCGACCCGCCAGCCGCCCACGTCGGCAGCGGtatcctcctctctgctttGCAGAGGCACCCGGACGCAGTCGTCGTGCTGGACGAGTTCGAGAAAAGCACGGCGGAGGCTATCAACAACCTGTGGCTGTCCGCCTTTCAAAAGAACGGTGTACTGCGTTCCCTGAAGGAGGCGAGCCGATCCGTCTCCACGGTGCGCACAACTTTTATCCTCACCTGCAATATTGCGGCGGAGAGCATTGTGGCTCGCGAGGGTCTCTACCTCAACGCGTCGCCGGCAGATCAAGAGAGGATACGGGCGCTCTTTCAGTCGCAATGCAAGAGGGTGTGCCAGGAGACCATGGGTGAGCCTTTCGTCAACCGCGTGGATTACTTCTTCCCCTTCATGCCGTACACACGTGCTGAGCGGCGGCAATTTGTGTGCCTCCTGCTAGAGCGACTCTTGACAAGTCAGGCTGAGAAGAGCCGCGCCATCTATGCAACACCGGGGTTTgtggaggcgatggtggAGCGGCTCCACACCTTCCACGCCGCCACTCTGGAGGAAGCCGTGCGGACGCAAGTCGTGCGGATGGCACACGAAGGGTGGACATCTGGTGTGCTCACAGTTGAGCGCCACATCGCCGGTGGCaccgtggcggtgctgctgcctgcgaCAAGGTCAGAGCTGTTGAAGCGCGCAACGCCTGCCTCATCACCGCCAGCGTCGACGATGAGTGGCTGCACTTCTGTCGGCTTGAATGGCGGCGACAGTGACGACCTCGTCGACATAAGTGATCGCTCTCTTTTGGTGGAGGCCTGGGAGTCGTTGCCTGGCGGTCCGCAATCGCTGGCACAGTGGGCTGCgacgggggggagggtgaatTGCACGCCTGGGACTGAGGATGAGGACGACACATCAATTGCATCACAAGTGACTACAGCGTCTTCAACGAACCCACAGAAAACCACCCTATCTCCCGCGATAGCCTCCACTACGATCTCGCTGCCACCCGCGCCAACCAGTGCTGCACCGCATACCGTCAGCGCCCCAGCTTCAGAGAAGGAATACGAGTACGAGTATGTGACTGACAAGCTTCGCATTctggagctggagaaggagctgaTCACGACgcgggcgctgctgcagcagcgtgacTTGGAGATAGCTACCCTGAAGGACAAgatcctgctgctgcagaaggCGCTCGCGTTGATActcctctcgctgctgagctgcctctgcctcatGGCGCTCATGATCGGGCTCAAGCTGACACTGCTCTTCGCCTTGGCCATAGCGGGCTGTCTCGTATTTGTGCTCGGCGTGCCTCTATCCTTCCTGCGCGACGCCATGCGCGGATTCTTCCACTTACTGGGTCCCTACAAGGCCGGCGGGCTTCTCCTCGTCCTGGTTGCTTGGCTCGCTCGGGCATCGCGGTCGGCCACGTCGTGCTCGTAGGGAGCTCACAGAGAAAGGGGCGGCGCACTCAAGATGGAAgaacgacgctgctgctaaCGCTACTTTGTGCTTGGAGTGCATTGCCGAGGACACGCATACCGCCTCGCCCTCGCAAAAATAAAAGAAAAGGAGTACGGCAACAAGTGAACGGATTCGTCACTGGGAacgccccctctcttcctctggcATTCTACATGCTTGCCCAAGTGCAATCCACAACAACGTACGAAGGAGATGAAGACGTTGAGAGCAGGGAAGCCGCGGTAGCGATGGAGTAAACCGTTGAATGCGCTTCAGAGCCTAGTCAACGtcattttttctctcctcttttgctCTCGCCCTGCGGCTCGCCCCTTTGGGGGTTTCTGTGCATTGCAAGAGGAGCCTGAATGCCTCGTTATCATCGCTACTGGACCGACTGACCGCAAAAACTTGACACGCATTCTCACTTACAAACGCCATCGTCCACATCATCACGTAGAGACCGAGACCACCAACATACCACTTAAATGGATAGCGGCAGCGATTCATCCAAGGAGGGGGCCACGCAGTtcaaggtggtggtgctgggcAACGGTGCCGTGGGCAAGACCTCCCTCATTCGCCACTTCTGCGATAGCGGCTTCACGAAAAGCTACAAGCAAACCATCGGAGTGGACTTCTACTCGCGCAAGGTccagctgccgcacagcCACTCCCCtgtgacgctgcagctgtgggACATTGGTGGGCAGCAAATCGGTGGCAAAATGCTGGCAAACTACATCTATGGCTGCCACGCAGTATGCCTCGTATACGACATCACCAATCTGAACTCCTTCAAGGATCTTAGCGAGTGGAAGGAGTCCGTAGACAAGGTGTTCGCAGAGGCGTCGAGTGTGGCCCAGCCCAAGATGATACTGGTGGGAAACAAGGTCGATCTGCCCAATCGGCAGGTGACGGACGAACAGCAAGCTGCCTTTAGCAAGAACTTCAGCATACCGCACTGCACCGTGTCGGCACAGTCTGGAGAGGGGGTGAACTCCATGTTCACTCGCATCGCCGCAACACTGGCCGGGGTGGCGATAAGGCAGCAGGACTTGGACTTGACAGATCGCGTCGAAGTGAATGTGGTGAGTCGACCAGAGGGGCGGCAggtggcgccgcggtcgctCGCACTGCAGGCGACCAGCGAGTCCAAACACAAACGGAAGAATGGGGACTGCAGCTTCAtgtgaggaagggggagctGCCCGTTCATGCTGCCCGCCGACCATGGAGACCATGTAAAAGAGAACCTTATCCTTTTCTGTTTGCAGTGTCACCGCTGTTGGTCATTCACCTTGTCGCTGCACTCGCAACAACGCATCGCAGTGGCAAAGCGGAACGCGAatgaggaggaaaggaggagaacgcCTACGCAAAAGCGTTGTGCGGTTTGCTTTCTTCGCCTGCTCCTTTCTGTGTTGTGATTGACTGAGAGTGAcgctcccctcttcttcttcacccgTTTCCTTCTCTATTTTGCTttccgtttctctctttgccccTTTTCTTGTTCACCTTTGCgggacgtgtgtgtgtgtgtgtgtgttcttgTGTATGTTGTGCTGTAAGATGGGGTGGTCAGTGGTGATCCCGTCTGCGCTAACCGATGCCGTCTtttggagggaggggggagagggagacacgGAGGAGATATACATGCGTCCTTCTCCTTGTTGCTCCTGACCCAAGTGCGTCCATTGCCTGTGCGGGCTGTGTCTTCGGATGTTGCGTCATCAACGCACACCTAAAGTGGAAATGGAGTGCAGGCCGACCGCACGCGTAGGCGCGTGTATGCACTAGtcaacagaaaaaaaaagcgcgaGCAAGATCGAGTCAGACCATCCAGTCGCCtttctgttgctgctgtcacGCGCCTTTCCTCTGCCGCTTTCCACTGCTGCCTTTATGCGCCTCTTTCTATCAGTGAAGAGCATCCATAATTAATACAACAGGACGAGGTGGTGACACGGAGGCGGGGCAATTGCACCGGCCcatcccttttttttttcatccTGCTTGCTGGGAAGGTGGGGAGAGATGCGTACAACCTCAACTCCCCCGCTGtgtcggcgcagcagctgcacgagtattctctctcttctttcctttgtcTTCTGTGTTTCCCTACATATGGCTTAGTTTTTCCTTGCGAAGCGCACGTCTGTCGCACTGACACACCCACCGCGCATCCCCAGCACCTGGgtgaggaaaagagagaaccCGACACAGCGTATTATAAGCCGTGGTGTGCCGTGTGAGAAAATCGAGTCACACCACTGGCGTCCCTGCCAGAGAGTCCGCATAGAGGGCCCCGTTTGTTTCGTGTATAGACTCTCACTTCCTCTGACGTTTCTGCAGGCGCGCGGGCGAGTGAGTCTCGCAACAACACGCCAACAGGCTTGGCCAGGGGAGTCTTTTCACTCACGCAGCTACGCCGAAAACAAACACGCCTAGGCACGCACCCCTCCTTGTTGTCTATGATGATGAAGACTCTAGATCAGTGGCTTGAGGACAGCTCCTCCGAAGATGACGTCGAACGGGGGCAACTCGCTGCCAGTGGCGATGGCGACCCGCCCAGCACCTCAGACGGCGAGCGCTCCACTGTGTCACGCGTGGTCGGCGCCTCGCCcaacagcggcggtgggACGTCCGTGTCTGGCAGCCTCGCCTCGGTGCATACACCGATTACACTGCGGCCAGCAAATCACCCGCCCGGCGGCCTTTATGGAAGGCAGGAGGAAACTCGCGACAGAATGatgcgtctcctcggtgcgGATGCTGTTGCCAAAGCCACGCCCCCGGCATCGTCAAGCGCGTCACCCAGCAGCCCCACCTGTTCTGTAGCTGCGGCGCCGGACCGCAGCCGCTTCCCGTTCGGCGCAACGCCGCCCTTAGCTCACTCCGTGCCGCAGTCCTCATGGATACCCGCTCTGCTGCCTGGTGGGAATTCCACCGGCACCAACGCGGGCTCTCAGACAGGTGCGCTGACAGGACCACTGAATGCGGTCACCCAGATGGACACGGTGACCGACTCCAGCCAGCTGCCTGAGATCGAAAAGACCATGCAGGGTTTCAACGGCGTCTCGGCCTACGAGGCGGTAGAGGTGATGGTGGTTGACCGCGGAACTCAGACAGTGTCGACAGTGGGAACGCAGACGGACCCGCTGCCAATGCCCTACGGCGCCTACTATCCCGGACCCTTCGCACCGTCGCCGTACACAGGAATTGGCCCGTACATCAGATGGATGCCGCCAAGTCTGCCACTACCACGCTACAGCATCGGCGTGGATGACCAGCCATttcggcaccaccaccatgaCTACGAGCAGCGGGAGGCGGCGGAAGCTGCCAAGCTACGCGGCGAGCT includes the following:
- a CDS encoding putative small GTP-binding protein Rab28, encoding MDSGSDSSKEGATQFKVVVLGNGAVGKTSLIRHFCDSGFTKSYKQTIGVDFYSRKVQLPHSHSPVTLQLWDIGGQQIGGKMLANYIYGCHAVCLVYDITNLNSFKDLSEWKESVDKVFAEASSVAQPKMILVGNKVDLPNRQVTDEQQAAFSKNFSIPHCTVSAQSGEGVNSMFTRIAATLAGVAIRQQDLDLTDRVEVNVVSRPEGRQVAPRSLALQATSESKHKRKNGDCSFM